TACACCATGGCGTATCCCCCTTGATCGCTGTCGCTCTCGGCGACCTGAATCTAGCGCTCCCGACCGGCCGGATGACTGTCCACAAGCCAACAGCCCGGTACCCGACAGCAGTCCCAGCGGCGATACTCGCGGTGGACGTCGCGGGGGGCGCGACGCGCGGCCGGTGCACCGGCCGGCACAACCACCAGTGGAGGGTGTCATCTCCGCGCAGTGTGACCGGTGTGGACGTACCGCCGCCGACGGCGACCGTTTCTGCGGGGGCTGCGGGGCGGAGCTGGGTGCCGTCTGCCCGCACTGCCTGCGACCGATCGCCGCCGACGTGGCGTTCTGCACCTCGTGCGGGACGCCCCGGGCCGGCGGCAAGCAGCCGGTCGCGGTCGGCCAGGAGGACCGCCGCCGGGTCAGCGTGCTCTTCGTCGACCTGATCGACTTCACGCCGTACGTGGAGCGGGCCGACCCGGAGCAGGTCCGGGGCATGCAGACCGGCTTCTTCTCCGCCGCCCGCCGGGTCGTCGGACAGTACGGCGGCGTGGTCGAGAAGTACATCGGCGACGCGGTGATGGCGCTCTTCGGCGCCCCCGTCGCCACCGAGACCGACGCGCTGCGCTGCGTACGGGCCGGCCTGGAGCTGCAGCGGGTGCTCACCCGGTTCGCGCCCAGCGGCACCGACGAGCTGCGCTTCCGGGTCGGCGTGGCCACCGGCGAGGCGCTGGTCGACGTGGCCGCCGCCCGGGACGGCGGGCAGGCCATCGTGGCCGGCGACGTGGTGAACACGGCCTCCCGGATGCAGTCCGTGGCCCCGCCCGGCGGGGTGCTGGTCTGCGGCATCACGCACGCGCTGACCAAGGAGGCCATCCGCTACTCGGAGCAGCCGCCGGTCACCCTGCGCGGGCGCTCCTCGCCGACCGAGGTGTGGCTCGCGCTCGCCCCGGTCCGCCGGCAGCCGACCGACCGGGAGCCGGACACCACCCCGCTGATCGACCGGGAACACGAGCTGGGGCTGCTGGTCAACGCCCTGCACCGGTCGCTGCGGGACCGCATCCCGCAGGTGGTGACGGTCTTCGGGCGGGCCGGCATCGGCAAGAGCCGGCTGGTCCGCGAGCTGTACCGGCACGCCGGACGGCTGGTCGACGAGCCGCTGAGCTGGCGTACCGGGCGGTGCCCGCCGTTCGGGGAGAACGTCACCTTCGCCGCGCTGGCCGACGTGGTGAAGACCGAGGCCGGCATCCTGGACACCGACCCGGCGGCGACCGCCGCGCAACGGCTCTCCTCGGCGGTCGCCGAACTGGTGGGCCCGGGCGAGCGGGAGCGGATCGTCGACGCGCTGCGCCCGCTGGTCGGGCTGACCGGCACCACCCTGCCCGCCGAGGAGGCCGAGTCGGCGTGGCGGCGGTTCCTGCTGGCGCTGGCCGCGCGCCGCCCGACCGTGCTGGTCTTCGAGGACCTGCACTGGGCCGACGACGCGATGCTGCGCTTCGTCGAACTGCTCGGCGCCGCCGCGCGGGACGTGCCGCTGCTGCTGCTCTGCACCGCCCGGCCGGAGCTGGTGGACCGGGACCCGAGCTGGGCCGGGACGATCACCGGGTCGGTCACCATCACGCTGCCGCCGCTGCGGGACACCGGCATCGCCTCGCTGTACGCGCACATGTTCGGCCAGGCGGCGTTCTCCGCCGACATGCTCACCCCGCTGGTCGAGGTGGCCGGCGGCAACCCGCTCTACGCCCACGAGTACGTGCGGATGCTCATCGAGCAGGGCGCGCTGCGCCAGTCGGGGCGCGGCTGGTCGCTGGAGAAGCACCTCGACCTGCCGATGCCGGAGAGCGTGCACGCGGTCATCGCCAACCGGGTCGACCTGCTCGACGCCAAGGACCGCGCGGTGCTGCTGGCCGCCTCGGTGGTGGGGGTGCAGTTCTGGCCGGGCGCGGTGGGGGCGGCGCTGGGCCAGCCGGTGGAGTCGGTGG
The Micromonospora sp. R77 DNA segment above includes these coding regions:
- a CDS encoding adenylate/guanylate cyclase domain-containing protein; translation: MEGVISAQCDRCGRTAADGDRFCGGCGAELGAVCPHCLRPIAADVAFCTSCGTPRAGGKQPVAVGQEDRRRVSVLFVDLIDFTPYVERADPEQVRGMQTGFFSAARRVVGQYGGVVEKYIGDAVMALFGAPVATETDALRCVRAGLELQRVLTRFAPSGTDELRFRVGVATGEALVDVAAARDGGQAIVAGDVVNTASRMQSVAPPGGVLVCGITHALTKEAIRYSEQPPVTLRGRSSPTEVWLALAPVRRQPTDREPDTTPLIDREHELGLLVNALHRSLRDRIPQVVTVFGRAGIGKSRLVRELYRHAGRLVDEPLSWRTGRCPPFGENVTFAALADVVKTEAGILDTDPAATAAQRLSSAVAELVGPGERERIVDALRPLVGLTGTTLPAEEAESAWRRFLLALAARRPTVLVFEDLHWADDAMLRFVELLGAAARDVPLLLLCTARPELVDRDPSWAGTITGSVTITLPPLRDTGIASLYAHMFGQAAFSADMLTPLVEVAGGNPLYAHEYVRMLIEQGALRQSGRGWSLEKHLDLPMPESVHAVIANRVDLLDAKDRAVLLAASVVGVQFWPGAVGAALGQPVESVERSLRRLEQRDFVHEQAASTMAGQPEYRFRHVLVRDVCYQRLPRTERVARHERTADWLDALSASRDTDLAEVLAHHRWAAHEIARTLGMDTQRYAGPARAALHRAARRAYALHGLDAAAAHAGRALGLADETDPVGRLQLELLSTEISFYRDGNAFLSGGGPEQLHTLADRLLAHGDDACAARAWTLLGQAAWLRTDRGTAVACLDRAVALFDPLPDSAQKADAHAELGRLHMLNYERDSAVAAAETAAEIGERLGLSETRTNARITAATARYQAGDRIGLDELHALVEYSRAQQLLALPRAVQNLAYAVREEGDWLRSDALLSAAPARTASGQTLTTSYSAEAMRAWFDGDFGRLVAAADAFVDTPTGGWDMQVRGLRSCLLVLRGQPAPPAPRTAPREDGERWTSRPGTSTTWRRRWTTPGAAASTGRAGRCSAWRRSAGRCRAGRPRRRR